From a single Micromonas commoda chromosome 5, complete sequence genomic region:
- a CDS encoding predicted protein: MAGVSGKVYDAGGEDVGIRTKVNDLNVSSKRGVVEGIGPESKRPTGTSHQTGPSTPDESAPASLTKVMSQGITVDDEEQLHNSDKENMTVPAKLAGLNLQDIESSEHDGDDDFDDGDSVGNMLDRSYDLDGDFGSHAGTNMDDSHNLDADDEEEAEQRRKMDADLEMNLRRAELRHVELELKLVSAEEEVRKAKEALEKAEAEQQEMQRQAHEAWEEVGEAERLIQVEQTRREEEDAAKALAERQARAIIEADELRQQGNEAYRQGNSQHAETYYKRAIDELESCGIVLEEPSHLTLRTNRAAALMALGHTRDALSECELVLEINPYNIRALSRAANCCIKLGDLDAAKKHVDEIGLSPDATEEDIHAASEQNQKILVASVERDRLVGNESYRRGDYSGALHWYDAAINAAADAIETDALKSVKVGLHTNRAAAHLMEGNPLPAAEDCCAALRLDSTHTKAQVRLARCLLQLGDFSEARQEASDVIARNSAELQSKNEAQNVLKDVDLLEGTMKSVGDELQRIQMTLRTGDGGDDFDATSLAKSMLDELETIMVIAPQVPDLVTLKAEALRLAGKLEEALSLVSGKKAMNSRRRFIEVRLQFDLGNVSACVEAGEHVRELLQMVPEFKLTLKAAMENKDDSVADDDENIKELASLPDPEGMLILLQNASKINTCKDNGREAFVQSKHSEAAKLYGEALVLSAGAPMLEGLFLSNICACEQAMSKYADALSSAGTAVAIAPTFVKAHSRLATLYTELGMLTEAEAAYKRMLEMPLESHEEMQASANLASVSARAKNSRPVNWYKLLGIKSSASAADIKKAYRQLALVHHPDKAGRGGVSAAVAKARADMSSILFKLVGEAQRILTNPAERSKWESAQARADHQDSYLSRAHTTARSDFYADQFGDRYERYASQYADFYDEYEGFDDGGYYGV, encoded by the coding sequence ATGGCGGGCGTGAGCGGCAAGGTGTACGATGCGGGCGGGGAAGATGTTGGTATTAGGACCAAAGTTAACGACCTGAACGTGTCCTCAAAGCGCGGCGTGGTGGAGGGTATCGGACCGGAGTCGAAGAGACCAACGGGCACCTCGCATCAAACCGGGCCCTCGACCCCGGACGAGAGTGCGCCGGCATCGTTGACGAAGGTCATGTCCCAAGGTATTACCGTGGATGACGAGGAGCAGTTGCACAACTCCGATAAGGAGAACATGACCGTGCCAGCGAAACTCGCGGGTCTCAACCTGCAGGACATCGAGAGCTCAgagcacgacggcgacgacgacttcgacgatGGCGACTCGGTTGGCAACATGCTGGACCGAAGCTACGACCTCGATGGCGATTTCGGCAGTCACGCCGGGACCAATATGGACGACAGTCacaacctcgacgccgacgacgaggaagaggcAGAGCAGCGTCGCAAGATGGACGCTGACCTGGAGATGAACCTTCGACGCGCTGAGCTCCGCCATGTCGAGCTGGAGCTGAAGCTCGTGTCCGCAGAAGAAGAAGTTCGCAAGGCAAAGGAAGCCCTCGAAAAAGCAGAGGCCGAGCAACAGGAAATGCAGCGACAGGCGCACGAAGCGTGGGAAGAGGTTGGAGAGGCTGAACGCCTCATACAGGTTGAGCAAACACGCAGggaagaggaggacgccgccaaaGCCTTGGCTGAGAGACAGGCTCGCGCCATCATTGAGGCCGATGAGCTGAGGCAGCAGGGCAATGAGGCTTATCGACAAGGCAACAGCCAACATGCCGAGACATACTATAAGCGAGCGATAGATGAGCTCGAGTCTTGCGGTATCGTGCTGGAGGAGCCAAGTCACCTCACGTTACGCACCAATCGCGCAGCTGCTTTGATGGCTCTTGGTCACACGCGGGATGCACTCAGTGAGTGTGAACTGGTCCTCGAGATAAACCCGTACAACATACGGGCTCTCTCCCGCGCAGCGAACTGCTGCATTAAACTTGGTGATCTCGATGCGGCTAAGAAACATGTGGACGAGATAGGCCTCTCCCCTGACGCCACTGAGGAGGATATTCATGCGGCAAGCGAACAAAATCAGAAGATCTTGGTCGCTTCGGTTGAGCGGGATAGGTTGGTTGGCAACGAATCCTACCGTCGCGGTGACTACTCGGGTGCGCTTCACTGGTACGATGCGGCCATCAATGCCGCCGCTGACGCCATTGAAACCGATGCGCTGAAGTCTGTCAAGGTTGGTCTTCACACGAATCGTGCGGCTGCACACCTCATGGAGGGCAATCCTCTGCCTGCGGCAGAGGATTGCTGCGCTGCACTTCGACTTGATAGCACGCACACAAAAGCGCAAGTTCGGCTGGCGCGTTGCTTACTTCAGCTCGGTGACTTCTCAGAGGCGCGTCAGGAAGCCTCAGACGTCATTGCGCGGAATAGTGCAGAGCTTCAATCAAAGAACGAAGCGCAGAATGTGTTGAAGGATGTTGACTTGCTGGAGGGTACGATGAAATCTGTCGGGGATGAGCTTCAAAGGATTCAGATGACACTGCGGACTggtgatggcggcgacgatttCGACGCAACATCTCTCGCCAAAAGCATGCTGGACGAGCTGGAAACAATCATGGTGATCGCTCCCCAAGTTCCAGATCTCGTCACTCTCAAAGCGGAGGCGTTGAGACTTGCGGGCAAGTTGGAGGAGGCTCTGTCCCTTGTTTCGGGTAAGAAGGCGATGAattcgcgtcgtcggttcATCGAAGTTCGTCTTCAGTTCGACCTCGGTAATGTATCGGCTTGTGTGGAGGCTGGCGAACACGTCAGAGAACTGCTTCAGATGGTCCCTGAATTCAAACTTACCCTCAAAGCTGCGATGGAGAACAAAGACGATTCTGTCGCAGACGATGACGAAAATATCAAGGAGCTCGCATCTCTTCCTGATCCGGAAGGTATGCTGATTCTGCTCCAAAATGCGTCGAAAATAAACACATGCAAGGACAACGGCAGAGAAGCTTTTGTGCAGAGTAAGCACTCGGAAGCGGCAAAATTATATGGAGAAGCCTTGGTCCTGTCTGCCGGAGCGCCAATGCTTGAGGGGCTTTTCCTGTCCAACATATGCGCCTGTGAGCAAGCCATGAGTAAATACGCAGATGCGCTATCATCTGCAGGTACCGCTGTTGCCATCGCGCCCACTTTCGTAAAAGCACACAGCCGTCTGGCAACACTGTATACGGAGCTCGGTATGCTCACTGAAGCAGAAGCGGCGTACAAAAGGATGTTGGAGATGCCTTTGGAGAGCCACGAGGAAATGCAAGCGAGTGCAAACCTTGCTTCGGTGAGTGCTCGTGCAAAGAATAGCCGGCCCGTGAACTGGTATAAGTTGCTCGGCATCAAATCATCCGCAAGTGCCGCCGATATCAAGAAAGCTTATAGACAGCTTGCTCTCGTGCACCACCCCGACAAAGCTGGTAGAGGGGGGGTAAGCGCGGCAGTGGCAAAAGCACGTGCGGACATGTCCAGCATTTTATTCAAACTCGTGGGGGAGGCTCAGCGTATCCTCACAAACCCTGCGGAGAGATCTAAGTGGGAGAGTGCACAGGCGCGAGCAGATCATCAGGATTCCTACTTGTCGCGCGCACACACAACTGCCCGAAGTGATTTCTATGCAGATCAATTTGGGGATCGATATGAGCGGTACGCTTCGCAGTACGCTGACTTCTATGATGAATACGAAGGCTTTGATGACGGGGGTTATTATGGGGTCTAA
- a CDS encoding predicted protein: MLVGRPARELALALFLLIAAWIHPTHPANTEVRGVTLESIYPEVGTAHSFTSVTLYGEGRVQNLPTLGCRFGEVVSTYQAHVPGQTITCLTPALGPGFVIVGYAVRTGTKYAPVRDDISLENGANMFEFAQPWRVTSVFPDETYASGGQLLFIQGQDIRPELRCAFVDNSPTGATIHFVSSTLVVCEAEEFKSKSSGVLTLQHNSHNCPEGQQITVKHREVPMIDYSGLSSAAFGETITITATNLNAAAPMMLSWQARLGCQFGGVWVAVSTQSAVNKISCTIPASTAGNVQVVVSDLHSFMPLPLENDTSVALDVPPSGRFKLILRESALVEAIVPATGTPSLRSNTRTIDIYGRHLSSDMTSIENLCATLKSTYDYDVHQGAVRLKCSALLFDGGKIQTGHAYRIGFNFVSILSGPGDGPGGEIQYLLQNPPRIHGSTATSAYAGDVLMVTGQDFVDVASPVWCFFGVATQRAQIVSSAVARCIMTIEDHARASSLHRSASGLQVMLGLGFLEAAESTSNLISITSWLQPHEVAAVMPDVGFSHGGTLVSFSAKGGVGTVRFHPLISCSFGTISPVSAFVASGDTMACTSPALAPGSVLLGTQASRTSDTAVLYRVIDADSIIITPQTVVASLSGGVVEFLATSSQPLSQMGIGCVLLSTDQSPTKARYQDGGGSRFSCTLPTTVTGFSTWDFSVLTFAANTKLASATTQGPYSNVPAPNLDHSATMPSKGASLLHDDNQISIIDAAPVVFVQRRAHLSEVYPGDVLFIISRSGGMEESASCVISSGGSQTTASLDLQTIVPAIAISSAITRCEMPTLYNHGDNVVNGAALTMCLSGLCIENKLQVMQDSAVLFIGEELIPSVVSPSEGSSYGGTVVNISLSGSVLNPSKPAIGVQIGTIGPISSIILENGALQFISPGHISGKFPVTLGRGTPLVGDADFIYVHVDAAPSILEGKDTDAEIAVSSAVTKLEICRDIPPGEVAELTPGRGSSDGGTEVFLVIEGKISHPDDNCGTLRISCRIGTVWPVLGQVTDHGISCITPAHAPSKVQVSAPKLVDGPGQQFNYFMLSPVSADKSIGETANDTNYHVTSSPKLGTPGASIDVTATKSLMTPFACLFSSPVRALAPQIYASHAYVISSIMVRCETPSSITVSGVSFVEQVSIERSAPRVSFSAYREAPECYMKQISPKTSSTTGGVVSKVTVECLSSGSLTSIDARVGCRYGTLGPITATMGEGGIHNIECAAPAHAPGPVLLALTTNWRDVNFETSSSTDKQIVQLAYEEHKGDTSAKAELELLPMHRFDASVPMMSGVVPWLVWGGNLLHVTGRGLPNGYNSVCMVGSVLVPAHSISSALVLCDPFPVPMQNRSSNGILAGGLQEMSLSVASSEHGRLLSRGDVTPLNLLVISEAPVVGVDVLNGWEQGGGHVNVELGGWAPTGLMDCHFGTVVVHGRGGGGAGWAGRAAMGRAGEWWSEATIATDVECVTPARQPGSVPVGVSLAHSTSPSYGNIEYKYL; the protein is encoded by the coding sequence ATGCTCGTGGGGCGCCCAGCTAGGGAGCTGGCGCTGGCGTTGTTCCTTCTGATTGCCGCTTGGATACATCCGACACATCCCGCCAATACTGAAGTACGTGGTGTCACCTTGGAGAGCATATATCCAGAAGTGGGCACGGCACACAGCTTCACGTCCGTCACGTTGTATGGCGAGGGGAGGGTCCAGAACCTGCCTACTCTTGGCTGCCGATTTGGGGAAGTGGTCAGCACGTATCAGGCTCATGTTCCTGGCCAGACGATCACGTGTCTGACACCCGCTTTGGGACCCGGTTTCGTCATCGTGGGTTATGCGGTcaggacggggacgaagtACGCGCCGGTAAGGGACGACATCAGCCTCGAGAACGGGGCGAACATGTTTGAGTTTGCGCAACCATGGCGGGTCACGTCGGTGTTCCCCGACGAGACGTACGCGAGCGGGGGTCAGTTGCTGTTCATTCAGGGACAGGATATTAGACCAGAACTGAGATGTGCTTTCGTGGATAACTCTCCGACCGGTGCGACGATTCACTTTGTTTCGTCAACCCTTGTGGTGTGTGAAGCTGAGGAGTTCAAGTCAAAATCCAGTGGTGTGCTCACGCTGCAGCACAACTCACATAACTGTCCTGAAGGACAACAGATCACCGTCAAACATCGTGAGGTACCAATGATCGATTATTCAGGTTTATCTTCGGCAGCGTTCGGAGAGACGATCACGATCACCGCGACAAATCTTAATGCTGCTGCGCCAATGATGCTGTCATGGCAAGCGCGGTTAGGATGCCAGTTCGGAGGCGTCTGGGTTGCAGTATCAACGCAAAGCGCCGTGAACAAAATCAGTTGCACGATACCAGCATCCACAGCTGGGAATGTTCAGGTTGTTGTGAGTGACCTTCACTCATTTATGCCGCTACCTTTGGAGAATGATACATCCGTAGCTTTGGATGTTCCACCATCCGGCCGCTTCAAGCTAATTTTGAGAGAATCGGCACTCGTCGAGGCAATCGTACCAGCCACGGGAACGCCCAGCCTTCGAAGTAACACGAGGACTATTGATATTTATGGCCGCCACCTTTCGTCGGACATGACGTCGATTGAGAATCTATGTGCAACTTTAAAGTCGACTTATGATTACGATGTGCACCAAGGTGCAGTTCGGCTGAAATGCTCAGCACTCCTCTTTGACGGGGGGAAGATCCAAACCGGTCACGCATATAGAATCGGTTTCAATTTCGTCAGTATTTTGAGTGGCCCCGGTGACGGTCCAGGCGGGGAGATTCAGTATTTGCTGCAAAACCCTCCGCGCATACATGGGTCAACTGCGACAAGCGCATACGCAGGTGATGTTCTCATGGTAACTGGCCAAGATTTCGTGGATGTCGCGAGTCCTGTATGGTGTTTCTTCGGTGTCGCGACGCAGAGAGCGCAGATTGTGTCCTCTGCAGTCGCTCGATGCATTATGACCATAGAAGACCATGCGCGTGCGTCCTCCCTTCACCGGTCAGCTTCAGGTTTGCAAGTAATGCTGGGACTGGGCTTTTTGGAGGCTGCAGAGAGTACCTCCAACCTGATATCGATAACCTCTTGGCTGCAGCCTCATGAAGTTGCCGCTGTGATGCCAGATGTAGGATTTTCGCATGGCGGCACGCTGGTTTCATTTTCGGCCAAGGGAGGAGTCGGTACTGTTCGATTCCATCCGTTGATATCGTGCAGCTTCGGAACCATTTCGCCAGTTTCTGCTTTTGTTGCAAGCGGGGACACCATGGCTTGTACAAGTCCTGCTCTCGCTCCAGGATCGGTACTGCTAGGCACGCAAGCATCGCGCACGTCGGACACTGCTGTACTTTACAGAGTCATCGACGCAGACTCGATCATTATCACACCACAAACAGTCGTTGCATCTCTAAGTGGAGGGGTTGTAGAATTCTTGGCAACCAGTTCGCAGCCCTTATCACAGATGGGAATCGGCTGTGTCCTTCTCTCCACAGACCAGAGTCCTACAAAAGCTCGATATCAGGATGGTGGAGGCTCACGCTTTTCTTGTACATTGCCAACTACAGTTACAGGTTTCAGCACTTGGGATTTTTCAGTTTTGACATTTGCTGCCAACACCAAGCTAGCTTCCGCCACAACTCAGGGCCCATATTCAAACGTACCTGCGCCGAATCTTGATCACAGTGCCACTATGCCCTCCAAAGGGGCCTCGTTACTGCATGATGATAACCAAATCAGCATCATTGATGCAGCTCCCGTCGTTTTTGTCCAACGCCGGGCACACCTCAGCGAAGTATATCCAGGTGATGTTCTATTCATTATCTCTCGTTCAGGGGGCATGGAAGAATCCGCATCGTGTGTGATCAGCTCTGGAGGATCGCAGACAACAGCATCATTGGATTTGCAAACGATAGTACCAGCTATCGCGATCTCTTCTGCTATAACGCGTTGTGAGATGCCCACCTTGTACAATCATGGAGACAACGTGGTCAATggcgcggcgttgacgaTGTGTTTGTCCGGCTTATGCATCGAAAACAAACTGCAAGTGATGCAGGACAGTGCAGTGCTATTCATCGGTGAGGAACTCATTCCAAGCGTCGTGTCCCCATCCGAGGGTTCGTCATATGGCGGAACAGTGGTCAACATATCCTTGAGTGGCTCTGTTCTCAACCCTTCCAAGCCGGCAATTGGTGTTCAAATCGGGACCATTGGGCCAATTTCGTCAATCATTCTCGAGAATGGTGCGCTTCAATTTATCTCACCAGGACATATTTCAGGCAAATTTCCCGTGACTCTTGGGAGGGGGACGCCGTTGGTTGGAGATGCGGATTTCATCTATGTTCATGTTGATGCGGCTCCTTCCATCCTCGAGGGTAAAGATACTGATGCGGAGATAGCTGTCTCAAGCGCAGTGACCAAATTGGAAATTTGTCGAGACATCCCTCCTGGTGAGGTTGCCGAGTTGACGCCAGGTAGGGGGTCGTCTGATGGAGGCACTGAAGTGTTCCTTGTCATCGAAGGGAAAATTTCTCATCCTGATGACAATTGCGGTACGTTGCGAATATCATGCCGAATCGGAACGGTGTGGCCCGTGCTTGGTCAAGTCACAGATCATGGCATCAGTTGCATCACACCGGCACATGCGCCATCCAAAGTTCAGGTATCAGCACCAAAACTTGTGGATGGTCCTGGACAGCAATTCAATTATTTCATGCTCTCCCCGGTCTCTGCTGATAAAAGCATCGGAGAGACGGCGAATGATACTAATTATCACGTCACCAGCTCCCCAAAGCTTGGCACACCTGGCGCTTCAATTGATGTCACTGCGACAAAATCGTTGATGACACCTTTCGCTTGTTTATTTTCATCTCCTGTTCGAGCTCTGGCGCCACAAATCTATGCTTCGCATGCATATGTCATCTCGAGCATCATGGTTCGATGTGAAACTCCTTCAAGTATAACAGTCTCTGGCGTCTCATTCGTAGAGCAAGTAAGCATTGAAAGATCGGCTCCAAGGGTTTCGTTCAGCGCATATCGAGAGGCTCCAGAATGTTACATGAAGCAGATCAGCCCGAAAACGAGCTCCACGACCGGAGGAGTTGTCTCGAAGGTTACTGTCGAGTGTCTTTCTTCCGGATCGCTGACGAGCATTGATGCGCGCGTTGGATGTCGATATGGAACTTTAGGTCCAATCACAGCAACCATGGGTGAGGGCGGCATCCATAATATTGAATGTGCCGCTCCTGCACATGCTCCTGGACCTGTCCTGCTTGCTCTTACGACGAACTGGCGAGATGTTAATTTCGAGACATCAAGCTCAACCGACAAACAGATTGTGCAACTAGCTTACGAAGAACACAAGGGAGACACTTCGGCCAAGGCTGAACTCGAGCTGCTTCCAATGCACCGTTTTGATGCTTCTGTCCCCATGATGTCTGGCGTAGTTCCTTGGCTTGTCTGGGGAGGCAATCTTCTTCATGTCACCGGAAGAGGGTTGCCAAATGGTTACAATTCTGTCTGTATGGTTGGATCCGTACTTGTCCCGGCTCATTCGATATCGTCAGCTCTTGTTCTTTGTGATCCGTTCCCCGTTCCGATGCAAAATCGATCCTCGAACGGCATACTCGCTGGTGGTTTGCAGGAGATGTCGCTAAGTGTCGCATCTTCTGAGCATGGTCGTCTTCTCTCGCGCGGTGATGTTACTCCGCTCAATTTGCTCGTCATCTCAGAGGCACCTGTGGTCGGCGTTGATGTTCTGAACGGATGGGAACAAGGAGGTGGTCACGTCAATGTGGAGCTTGGGGGCTGGGCGCCCACGGGTCTGATGGACTGTCACTTTGGAACAGTAGTTGtgcacgggcgcggcggtggcggagctGGTTGGGCAGGGCGTGCGGCGATGGGAAGGGCAGGCGAGTGGTGGTCAGAGGCGACGATTGCTACCGATGTCGAGTGTGTGACGCCTGCTCGGCAGCCAGGGAGCGTTCCTGTGGGTGTTTCGCTCGCACACTCCACATCGCCCTCGTATGGTAACATCGAATATAAGTATTTGTGA
- a CDS encoding predicted protein: protein MTNISLEEMNAVGELLRSSAFDAFELEMEVTSDGEITAIALWTDCTMFDKVHSGGADQPSRRQMLSFLPKPLSVVEGSTVRLKGRYDASTGHFTFASSECSPNNSQTNSVVSMSVERWHFPMINDERRNSAYNRAIKVLRGQRVVDIGGGSGLLAMMAARAGAEQVVTVERVGDMAECASRVLEANGFGGKVSVVHGSSLNLKVPDLGFKEGLQPTVVLSEVLDDGLLGEGVIPTVAHARRELATLNALVIPAAAKVWAMVVNMPPQPEPIIMPSSSSPKDSPARRWAAYDTLRPPEVKKYTSVRLDRVKFMPLTEPFPVFGFDFDAPLDDPSSVADYCREQAVQVNSIAAGCANAVVFWFTLTLNRSGETDGLADICTYPAMTEKCGASGSSRCWNQALQFVKPTIVGGAGTTLTVPCAHSPTRMTFGDIMT, encoded by the coding sequence ATGACGAATATCTCACTGGAAGAAATGAATGCGGTAGGTGAGCTTCTACGTTCGTCTGCGTTCGATGCGTTCGAGCTTGAAATGGAGGTCACATCCGACGGGGAAATCACCGCGATTGCACTGTGGACGGATTGCACGATGTTCGATAAGGTGCACTCTGGTGGGGCAGATCAGCCCAGCAGACGGCAGATGTTGAGCTTTCTTCCGAAGCCTCTCAGTGTTGTTGAGGGGTCTACGGTGAGATTGAAAGGTAGGTACGACGCATCGACGGGACATTTCACATTTGCATCATCGGAATGCAGCCCAAACAATTCTCAAACAAACTCGGTCGTGAGCATGTCAGTCGAACGTTGGCACTTTCCAATGATCAACGATGAGCGCCGCAACAGTGCGTACAACCGGGCAATCAAGGTTTTGAGGGGACAACGTGTAGTTGACATCGGCGGTGGATCAGGGTTACTCGCGATGATggcagcgcgagcgggtgCGGAACAGGTCGTCACTGTCGAGCGTGTCGGTGATATGGCTGAGTGCGCCTCGCGTGTTTTGGAAGCGAATGGTTTTGGAGGCAAAGTTTCAGTTGTTCATGGATCGTCGCTAAACCTGAAGGTCCCGGATCTGGGTTTCAAGGAAGGCCTTCAACCCACAGTCGTTTTATCTGAGGTTCTGGACGATGGTCTGCTGGGTGAAGGTGTGATACCTACAGTCGCGCATGCTCGCCGAGAGCTTGCTACACTAAACGCATTGGTAATCCCAGCAGCAGCAAAAGTGTGGGCCATGGTAGTCAACATGCCGCCACAGCCAGAACCAATCATTATGCCTTCCAGTTCTTCACCAAAAGACTCGCCTGCGAGACGGTGGGCTGCTTATGACACTTTACGCCCGCCTGAGGTGAAGAAATATACCTCGGTGAGGCTTGATCGTGTGAAGTTCATGCCTCTCACCGAGCCATTCCCTGTTTTCGGTTTTGACTTCGACGCACCTCTGGATGATCCGTCGTCGGTTGCTGACTACTGCCGAGAGCAAGCCGTCCAAGTGAATTCAATCGCAGCAGGTTGTGCGAATGCCGTTGTGTTCTGGTTCACGCTGACATTGAATCGGAGCGGCGAAACTGATGGGCTTGCTGATATATGCACCTACCCGGCCATGACTGAGAAATGTGGAGCATCTGGTAGTAGCCGATGTTGGAATCAGGCGCTGCAATTTGTGAAACCCACCATCGTAGGAGGGGCAGGCACGACGCTCACAGTCCCTTGCGCTcactcgccgacgaggatgacgttCGGAGATATTATGACATAA
- a CDS encoding predicted protein: MATQAYLLLYNTAQALGWSAALATTVRSIVVNGGSLAAVYGDSGWFVRTFQVASVLEVFHAGLKLTRTPMSAALMQWAGRTHVLIAVTHAIPHLQTTAAAGILILAWALTEVIRYPSYALSQSCPGWLNWLRYTIFIPLYPIGAASEMKLMYDGIPTMTAKKMYSISMPNAYNFAFDYTSFVKVVLILYPFLFYQLYAYMFVQRKKKLGPSTRKKED, translated from the exons ATGGCGACGCAGGCATATCTATTATTGTACAACACGGCGCAG GCCCTCGGTTGGTCCGCAGCCCTGGCCACCACTGTTCGCTCAATCGTCGTGAACGGCGGGAGCCTGGCGGCAGTTTACGGAGATTCGGGATGGTTCGTGA GAACATTCCAGGTGGCTTCGGTGTTGGAAGTGTTTCATGCAGGTTTAAAGCTCACAAGGACGCCCATGTCTGCTGCACTGATGCAGTGGGCTGGTAGAACGCACGTGCTGATCGCCGTAACACATGCCATACCTCACTTGCAGACGACTGCAGCCGCAGGGATTCTTATCTTGGCGTGGGCGCTCACCGAGGTTATCCGATACCCTTCGTATGCTCTTTCACAGAGCTGCCCCGGATGGCTGAACTGGCTGCGATACACCATCTTTATCCCGCTCTACCCAATCGGGGCGGCCTCAGAAATGAAGCTAATGTACGATGGAATCCCAACAATGACGGCGAAAAAGATGTACAGCATCAGCATGCCGAATGCGTATAACTTTGCATTCGATTATACCTCGTTCGTCAAGGTTGTCCTCATCCTGTACCCTTTCCTGTTCTACCAGCTCTATGCCTACATGTTCGTCCAACGCAAGAAGAAACTCGGTCCATCTACCCGTAAGAAGGAAGACTAG
- a CDS encoding predicted protein, which yields MSTPGVSEIVPAGASDGGDVAPKPKGKPPKGPGGGRGGRGRGRGRGGALGKEKGKRTAEEAEITEEKEPEEDKKRFKWKGSLAKDLRYMMYGFGDAENPLPETVDLVEELTIDYLTKFAKKAMEAANRRGRLQTEDLLYVIRHDEKKLARCMELLEMNEQLKEARKNFDTTDAGAADAADAADE from the exons ATGTCCACCCCGGGTGTATCCGAAATCGTCCCCGCAGGGGCCAGTGACGGCGGGGATGTCGCACCTAAGCCGAAAGGAAAGCCCCCCAAGGGACCTGGTGGCGGTAGAGGCGGAAGAGGTCGCGGTAGGGGTAGGGGGGGTGCCCTTGGCAAGGAGAAG GGTAAAAGAACCGCAGAGGAAGCCGAGATCACTGAGGAGAAGGAACCGGAGGAGGACAAGAAACGATTCAAGTGGAAAGGGAGTCTGGCCAAAGATT TGAGGTACATGATGTACGGCTTTGGCGATGCTGAGAATCCCCTCCCTGAGACGGTTGACCTCGTTGAGGAGCTGACCATAGATTACCTCACCAAGTTCGCTAAGAAGGCCATGGAGGCGGCCAACAGGCGTGGAAGATTGCAGACGGAGGACCTGCTCTACGTAATTCGCCACGATGAGAAGAAGTTGGCACGCTGCATGGAGCTTCTGGAAATGAACGAGCAACTCAAGGAGGCTCGGAAAAACTTCGACACCACCGACGCAGGCGCTGCTGACGCTGCGGATGCTGCGGACGAGTGA
- a CDS encoding predicted protein, producing MAAGRHTNQEHSGGVTSRTPILTLRMAPKKAKISEEAKNVEKDEAEDKEKDDDHEDESSSEEEEDEEDFDGSSDDDSDEEILVDFEFMDPKEIDFLGLKALLGNYLDGALFNSSELCDAIIAQNTVGTVLKAQGAGDEVDPIAVMSVMNLQRRKEMKWMQETIEYLKKNCPKDLKDQFEALLGEEGVGLIINERVINVPQETAQPLVNLLFDEISNATEDEPTEELRESFKFKKYILLTRTFLEEYAEPAGVGGGKRKRDAATEMVYPRPEDQFFHKVSKMSFQWKSRELGENDDVDSFQPMRLCMVVDANSVPQVRKQVKEMFTGDFEIKL from the exons ATGGCGGCGGGCCGACACACAAACCAGGAGCACAGCGGAGGCGTTACTTCACGCACGCCGATTCTGACGTTGAGGATGGCACCAAAGAAGGCCAAGATTTCCGAGGAAGCGAAGAACGTGGAGAAGGACGAAGCCGAGGacaaggagaaggacgatGACCATGAGGATGAATCCTCCtccgaggaagaggaggacgaaGAGGATTTCGATGGGTCGTCAGACGACGATAGCGATGAGGAGATATTG GTTGACTTCGAGTTCATGGACCCAAAGGAAATTGACTTCCTTGGGCTGAAGGCACTGCTTGGAAACTATCTGGACGGAGCTCTCTTCAACAGCTCGGAGTTGTGCGACGCCATCATCGCTCAGAACACCGTCGGCACTGTTTTAAAAGCACAGGGTGCGGGAGATGAGGTTGATCCCATCGCTGTCATGTCCGTGATGAACCTGCAGCGCCGAAAGGAAATGAAGTGGATGCAGGAGACCATTGAATATCTCAAGAAGAACTGCCCGAAGGACCTGAAAGACCAGTTCGAGGCCCTGCTGGGAGAGGAAGGGGTCGGGCTGATTATCAACGAACGTGTGATCAACGTCCCTCAGGAGACCGCTCAACCCCTTGTAAACCTACTCTTCGACGAGATTAGTAACGCGACAGAGGACGAGCCAACAGAGGAGCTCAGAGAATCTTTCAAGTTCAAGAAGTACATCTTGCTCACGCGTACGTTCTTGGAGGAATACGCTGAACCAGCTGGCGTGGGTGGAGGCAAGCGCAAGAGGGATGCTGCGACAGAGATGGTCTACCCGAGGCCAGAAGATCAATTCTTCCACAAGGTGAGCAAGATGTCCTTCCAATGGAAATCGCGCGAGCTTGGAGAAAATGACGATGTTGACAGCTTTCAACCTATGCGTCTTTGCATGGTGGTGGATGCTAACAGCGTTCCCCAGGTCCGAAAGCAAGTCAAGGAGATGTTCACGGGTGATTTTGAAATTAAGCTCTAA